The stretch of DNA CCTCCGACGTGACGTAGCGCCGAACCCGGCGTCAGACGCCGCCAAGCCGGCCGCGCCAGCGGCAACCCAGGCGCCGGCCGCCCAGACGAAGCCTGCCGAGTCGAAGCCCGCCGCTGCCGCGCCGGCCACGGCTGCGCCGGCGGCAGCCGCCAAGCCGGCTGCCGAGGCCCCGAAGCCCGCAGCAGCAGCCGGCACGCCGAAGCGGGGCGGAACCATCACGCTGGCCGTGCAGAACGACTGGCTCACGTTCGACAACACCCTCAACACCGCGTCGGACGGCACCCACTTTCTGATCTTCGATCCGCTGGTCTTCTACGAGCGGAACGACAAGGGCCAGTGGGAGTACACCCCGGGCCTTGCCGAGAAGTGGGAGCTGAAGGACAACGAAGCGACCTTCTGGCTGCGGAAGGGCGTCAAGTTCCACGACGGCAGCGACTGGAACGCCGAGGTCATGGTCTGGAACATCACCCGGGCCATCAACGAGCCGAAGTCCGTGGCGAAGGGCGTCATGGGCGGCATCGACTGGAAGAACCCGGCCGTCATCGTCGATCCGTACACGGTCAAGCTGAACCTGACCGGCCCGACCCCGACGCTCCTCCAGCAGTTCAACGACTCGAACGCCTACATGATGTCGAAGGCGGCCTTCGACAAGACGGGCGCCGATGGGCTGACGGCCAACCCGGTCGGGACTGGACCGTTCAAGTTTGGCGAGTGGAAGAAGAACGACCGCGTCATCATCAACCGGAACGAAAACTACTGGATGAAGGACGCCTCCGGGCAGCAGCTGCCGTACCTCGACAGCATCACCACCCGCCTGATCATCGACGACTCGGTGCGCATCCTGGAGATGAAGGCCGGCACCATCGACTTCACCGAGCTGATCCAGGGCAAGGACGTCGCCGACACGAAGGCCGATCCGAAGCTGAACTACCTCGAGGCCGACTGGGACGGCAACGCCTACCGCCTGATCTTCAACGCCCAGGGCGGCAAGTTCCACGACAACGTCAAGCTGCGGCAGGCGGCGCTCTACGCCATCGACCACGAGGCGCTGTCGAAAGCGCTCGGGTCTGGCATCGGACGGGCCGAGAAGTACTTCCCACGGCCCGGCTCGCTCGGCTACGACGAGAGCCTGCCGTACTACTGGTACGACCCGGCGAAGGCGAAGGCGCTGATGGCCGAGGCCGGCTTCGCG from Chloroflexota bacterium encodes:
- a CDS encoding ABC transporter substrate-binding protein, which produces MLLLGGSVGMVSLTACLRRDVAPNPASDAAKPAAPAATQAPAAQTKPAESKPAAAAPATAAPAAAAKPAAEAPKPAAAAGTPKRGGTITLAVQNDWLTFDNTLNTASDGTHFLIFDPLVFYERNDKGQWEYTPGLAEKWELKDNEATFWLRKGVKFHDGSDWNAEVMVWNITRAINEPKSVAKGVMGGIDWKNPAVIVDPYTVKLNLTGPTPTLLQQFNDSNAYMMSKAAFDKTGADGLTANPVGTGPFKFGEWKKNDRVIINRNENYWMKDASGQQLPYLDSITTRLIIDDSVRILEMKAGTIDFTELIQGKDVADTKADPKLNYLEADWDGNAYRLIFNAQGGKFHDNVKLRQAALYAIDHEALSKALGSGIGRAEKYFPRPGSLGYDESLPYYWYDPAKAKALMAEAGFAGGIDVEFLVIAREVDKLQAEMLKSMWDAVGIRTKVEALERVAMNQRLLTGGAEFDFTTTRGESQVGDPDSDFRAHFWSNGNFAKARLKDPEIDALIQSAAGTYDNAKRAEEYKKLQRMLFDKAVYGYLWTQNWNWVNNKRLQGVPAPMGSLWNFRTAWVTS